From the Kitasatospora atroaurantiaca genome, the window GTCCGGTTGTCCGACCCGACCGGTAGCCTTCGCAGGTCGCTCGCCACGAGCCGAAGGGCGCGCCGGTGCCGAAAGCGACGAGCGACAAGCGACGAAGGAGCGCCGGAGCGAGGAGTGTCGGCATCGGGTCAGAGCGCCCGGAGGCGAGTGGCGGGTCACAGAGAGGTGGGGTTGCAAGGTGCGGGTACTGGGTGTGGACCCTGGGCTGACCAGGTGCGGCGTCGGGGTGGTCGACGGCGCGCCGGGCCGTCCGCTGCGGATGGCCGGGGTCGGCGTGGTCCGCACACCCGCCGATGACGACGTCCCGCGACGCCTGCTGGCGATAGAAGCCGGCCTGGAGGAGTGGATCGACACCCACCGGCCGGACACCGTCGCCATCGAGCGGGTCTTCGCCCAGCACAACGTCCGGACGGTGATGGGGACGGCCCAGGCCAGCGCGGTGGCGATGCTCTGCGCTGCCCGGCGCGGCATCCCCGTCATCCTGCACACCCCCAGCGAGGTCAAGGCCGCCGTCACCGGCTCGGGCCGGGCCGACAAGGCCCAGGTCACCGCCATGGTCACCAGACTGCTGCGGCTCGACGCACCGCCCAAACCGGCCGACGCGGCCGACGCCCTGGCCCTCGCCATCTGCCACATCTGGCGCGGCAGCGCCACCGACAGGATCGCCGCAGCAGTGGCCAGAACGCGCAAGGAGTACCGCCCGTGATCGCCTTCGTCCAGGGCCCGGTCGCCGCCGTCACACCGGGCAGCGCGGTCGTCGAGGTGGGCGGCGTCGGCATGCTGGTCAAGTGCACGCCCAGGACGCTCGCCGAGCTGAGGATCGGTCAGCACACCAGGCTCACCACCTCGCTGATCGTCAAGGAGGACTCGCTCACCCTCTACGGCTTCACCGACGAGGACGAGCGCGCCACCTTCGAGATCCTGCTCACCGCGAGCGGCGTGGCCGCCACCATGGCCCTCGCCATGCTCGGCGTCTTCACCCCCGACGAGCTGCGCCGCGTGGTCGCCCAGGGCGATGCCAAGTCCCTGACGGCCGTGCCCAGGATCGGCCCGAAGCTCGCGCAGAAGCTGCTGCTCGAGTACAAGGACAAGCTCGGCGCCCCGCACGGCAGCGTGCCCGCCCAGAAGCCGATCGCCGCAGGCCCCGCGCCCTGGCAGGACCAGCTGCAGGCCGCCCTGGTCGGGCTCGGCTACGCCCCGCGCGAGGCCGACGAGGCCGTCACCGCCGTCACCCCCGAGGCCGAGGAGCAGGCCGTCACCGACGTCGGCGCGCTGCTCAAGGCCGCCCTGCGTACCCTCAACCGCACCCGCTAAGCACCGACGAGCCCCCAGGAGCCAGCCCCGATGAGCCCGTACGACTCCGATCCCGCCGACCGCCTCGTCACGGCGGCCGCCGACGGCGAGGACCAGGCGGTCGAGGCGGCGCTGCGCCCCAAGCTGCTGGACGAGTTCATCGGGCAGGAGCGCGTCCGCGAGCAGCTCTCACTGGTCCTCCAGGCGGCCCGCAAGCGCGGTGCCACGCCCGACCACGTACTGCTCAGCGGTCCGCCCGGGCTGGGCAAGACGACCCTCTCCATGATCATCGCGGCCGAGATGAACGCCCCGATCCGGATCACCTCGGGCCCGGCCATCCAGCACGCCGGCGACCTCGCGGCGATCCTCTCCTCGCTCACCGAGGGAGAGGTGCTCTTCCTCGACGAGATCCACCGGATGTCCCGGCCCGCCGAGGAGATGCTCTACATGGCGATGGAGGACTTCCGGGTCGACGTGATCGTCGGCAAGGGCCCCGGTGCCACCGCCATCCCGCTGGAGCTGCCGCCGTTCACGCTGGTCGGTGCCACCACCCGGGCCGGGCTGCTGCCCCCGCCGCTGCGCGACCGCTTCGGCTTCACCGGGCACATGGAGTTCTACGCCCCCGCCGAGCTCGAGCGCGTCGTGCACCGCTCCGCCTCCCTGCTGGACGTCGAGATCGACCCGGCCGGCGCCGGCGAGATCGCCGGCCGCTCCCGGGGCACGCCGCGTATCGCCAACCGTCTGCTGCGCCGGGTCCGCGACTACGCCCAGGTCAGGCACGACGGCGTGGTCACCCGGGAGATCGCCGCGCAGGCGCTGAAGGTGTACGAGGTCGACGCCCGTGGCCTCGACCGGCTGGACCGGGCGGTGCTCGACGCCCTGCTGCGCCTCTTCGGCGGAGGCCCGGTGGGCCTGTCGACGCTGGCCGTCGCGGTGGGGGAGGAGGCCGAGACCGTCGAGGAGGTCGCGGAGCCCTTCCTGGTCCGCGAGGGCCTGCTCGCCCGTACGCCGCGCGGCCGGATCGCCACCGCGGCCGCCTGGCAGCACCTCGGTCTCACCCCGCCGGTCCAGCCCGTGCGCGGTGCGGTGCCCGCCCAGCCCGATCTGTTCGGAGGGGCGGCGGGCTCCTGAGGAAACTGTGCAGGCAGAGGGTCGCCACTTTCGGCGGCAGACTGGCATGCTTGGCGTTGTCCGATCAGTGCGGGTCCCCTAGACTCCGCCGGACCGCCCCTCTCACCTGACGGGCCGACGACCACCACTGGCCGCCCGCCCGGGCGGCCCGTAAAGGACCCTGCTGCTGTGTTTAACCTCCTTCTTCCCCTCATCATGATCGCCGTGCTCTTCATGCTGTTCCGGTCGAACAAGAAGCGACAGGAGCAGGCCACGCAGATGCGCTCGGCGATGGAGCCCGGCTCCGGGGTGCGCACCATCGGCGGTATGTACGCGCTGGTGAAGTCGGTCAACGAGGAGACCGTCGAGCTGGAGATCGCGCCGGGTGTGGTCACGCACTACACCAAGAGCGCCATCGCCGCCGTCCTCGACCCGCAGGAGTACGACGCGATCATCAACGGGCGCCCGGACGAGCCCGAGCTGTCCGAGCTCGACGCCGTGGAGGACGAGCCGGCCGTCGAGCAGCCGCTCAGCCTGGACAAGGCGGGCTCCGACAAGAAGGACGTGTCGGACAACGGCGGTACCGACGGCGAGGCTCCCGCGAGCAAGTAGTACGGTCGGGCACACCCGGCCGAGCGGCACTCAGCCGCAAGCCCACAGGACCTCAGGGCCGCCGCGCGTTCTTCGCCCCTGTCCCGCCACAAGCCGGACAGGGGTCCGGCGGGCGGTGGCATGGACAGGGAGAAACGAGCAAGGTGGCAACACCCAAGTCGCGCCCGCGCGACGGTTACCCGGGACGGGCGCTGGCCCTCATCCTGGTGGTCACCGTCGGACTGGTCGCCCTCATGTTCGGGACGGGCCACACCACGCCGCGTCTCGGGATCGACCTCGCCGGTGGCACCAGCATCACGCTGACCGCCAAGTCGGATGACCCCAAGGCCAT encodes:
- the ruvC gene encoding crossover junction endodeoxyribonuclease RuvC, translating into MRVLGVDPGLTRCGVGVVDGAPGRPLRMAGVGVVRTPADDDVPRRLLAIEAGLEEWIDTHRPDTVAIERVFAQHNVRTVMGTAQASAVAMLCAARRGIPVILHTPSEVKAAVTGSGRADKAQVTAMVTRLLRLDAPPKPADAADALALAICHIWRGSATDRIAAAVARTRKEYRP
- the ruvB gene encoding Holliday junction branch migration DNA helicase RuvB; this translates as MSPYDSDPADRLVTAAADGEDQAVEAALRPKLLDEFIGQERVREQLSLVLQAARKRGATPDHVLLSGPPGLGKTTLSMIIAAEMNAPIRITSGPAIQHAGDLAAILSSLTEGEVLFLDEIHRMSRPAEEMLYMAMEDFRVDVIVGKGPGATAIPLELPPFTLVGATTRAGLLPPPLRDRFGFTGHMEFYAPAELERVVHRSASLLDVEIDPAGAGEIAGRSRGTPRIANRLLRRVRDYAQVRHDGVVTREIAAQALKVYEVDARGLDRLDRAVLDALLRLFGGGPVGLSTLAVAVGEEAETVEEVAEPFLVREGLLARTPRGRIATAAAWQHLGLTPPVQPVRGAVPAQPDLFGGAAGS
- the yajC gene encoding preprotein translocase subunit YajC, whose product is MFNLLLPLIMIAVLFMLFRSNKKRQEQATQMRSAMEPGSGVRTIGGMYALVKSVNEETVELEIAPGVVTHYTKSAIAAVLDPQEYDAIINGRPDEPELSELDAVEDEPAVEQPLSLDKAGSDKKDVSDNGGTDGEAPASK
- the ruvA gene encoding Holliday junction branch migration protein RuvA → MIAFVQGPVAAVTPGSAVVEVGGVGMLVKCTPRTLAELRIGQHTRLTTSLIVKEDSLTLYGFTDEDERATFEILLTASGVAATMALAMLGVFTPDELRRVVAQGDAKSLTAVPRIGPKLAQKLLLEYKDKLGAPHGSVPAQKPIAAGPAPWQDQLQAALVGLGYAPREADEAVTAVTPEAEEQAVTDVGALLKAALRTLNRTR